From Alligator mississippiensis isolate rAllMis1 chromosome 1, rAllMis1, whole genome shotgun sequence:
CCCAAAGGGATAGCAAAGCCATTACTCTCCAGCCTGACTCATTATCATTACTCAACCATAGGGAATAATCTATCATGGCCTATGTCCCGCTTtggctgaagtcagtgggaattttgccttGGATTTCAGTAGGGGGAGATACAAATCCTAAACCTTCCAAGGGAATTGTAGTAGCCTGATAGACTGTCACTTAGAACAGAGTCCAAATGAGCACAAGAAAAGAGCTCACCAGATATCGAATCCATAGAGATGTGAAGTAAGGCTCAAGGTCTGTCATAcaggctagatacagacagtcaaaaaacccgagGCTTAATCAAGTCAggctttgcaggctagtctaagctgcacagattaaattgaaacagaagtgaacagacatttacctttgattcaggaaatgcaaccacaggcctgcagtggctcaggccagaacctCGGGGGGGTAGGGGCATTAgggcacagctctctggctgtatgctcacttcctcttcctgctgcccctgaggtctctgggatttgcagtccagaatcacagcagcaggactctgcagggttgcttatcacttcctcttcctgcttccaggtgcctctgggatttgtagtccacagttgcagccagcagtaagcttGAATGGAAGCAGGAGGGTGTTTAacacccttccctggccccagacccaagccggggtttgcctgggggtagGAAGCCCCCcacctgcagactgggctgcatccccacgTGGGCTTGCCCCCCGCCCCTTagtcagccagtcctcactgcctcagctagggaacagaggggcggggccagcccttatctctggagcagacagcatagtccagcccagggctgcaaagcattctgggatgctgggggactctgatttaacttgaaccaggaagggctctgggacagaagtttcataaaccggtttgacccaaatcagttaagtctgatactacattcaagcaggtcattttgaaactggtttatgtgcactggatttctattctgttacaggtttagaccagtttctgagcacttaaaccggtttatgtgtaacttcctTCCCTAGCCACAGTGGGCTGACAAACACACTTCAACAGGAGCTGTGAGGGATCCACAGGATCAGAAGCAACCTCAGTGGTGTCTGTCACAAAGAAGTCCCCAACCCACAAGCAACGGACTCAAATCCACATCCGTATCATTGCAATGTGAAACACAAGAGTGGAGTTAACCTTGTAGGACATTCATTCATCTGCTTGGACAGTTGTCAGCCTAATTGGCTGCAAGCCTCCTGGAGGAAACACGGCCGTCTTGTTTTACACCAAATAATCCTTAAATCATGTTTGCTGTGGGCTATACAATGCAGGCTTGTTGATCTAACACAACTTTGGAAACAGCAGCCCTGAAGAAGCAGCAATTTCCCATTTTCCTTGCAAGACAGGCTTAAATGTAAATAGCACGAAGCAAAGAGCATGATGCCAATGGATTTCCCGCACATAACAAATAGTTGTTGCTGCTAACCGGCACATCATTTCAACAGCACAGTATCCAAATGGCAGGCTGACTGCAATGTGAACCTCCGAGTGGCTTACGGTGCAGGTACACAACACATCTATTACGTGGGAAATTGAGTTTACTCCATAGTAAAAGTGAAGTGGATATGCTGTCTTAACCCATGTCTTACACGAGGTTAAGTGTAAGGCCAGGGAGCTGGTTGCATGTCCGCCCCTTCTTACGGAATAGGATCTGGGGTAAATTGTGTCACCTTAATCTCATTGTGTGTCCACCCTCTCAGACACCATTTTCATTTCTATTCAGGCTTACCCATCTCAGAGGCCCTCCAACTCCTGCACGACAAACTCACGTTGTGCGAGCCAAAGCTGAGCCCCTTTAAAGCCTGCAGCGTGTGCGATTACTTCTGCAACACCTTCATCAGGCACTACCACCTCTACCAGTTTGTGCTGTGTCAGGAGAGGGACCTCAGACAGCATTTGGCCCATCTGGAAGTCTGCGGACCCCCGCAGCCTCTCCCGCTGATGGCAGGCACTGAAGTGGAAGCCGCGaaacaccagcagcagctggctgcccTCTCTGCCGCAGAGGCCCAAAAACGCACCGACATGCTGCTCCTCCAAGAGAGACTGCATTGGGAGAAAGAGCGTATGCTGCAAAGGGTGTATGACAGAGTGAATGCACAGGCAGAGACCCTGGACAGAAAGGTAAGTGTGTGGGCCAGACCTactcagtttagaaaagagacacttgagggcGGCATGAGAAGGGTTTGCAAAATGCTAAATGCTGAAGAGAAAGTacatagggatttattatttactaggcatgtctacacaaggcactAACCGTGCAGGAGCCTAACAACACTGCACAGaagtgtgccaggcaaaacccatgctaatatgctgctgctgtgcagtagttttAGGCTACTACACAGTGTTGTTGTTCATCCTTTGTGGGTGAAGACGACCTCATCGAGCGGGgcggagggagaagagggaaaagaagtaggaaagaaacagggaggaagaaaagagaaaaggagaaaaaaggaaaaaaggagaggagagagagaggaaagagaaagaagaggggtggaggctaggtcgcGTGGGTACGCAGGTGATTTATAAGCCTGATCTCAGCCTTGagcaatctgctgcagcaggggcaggaacatAATGAGGACTGGGAATgagaggttttcattttcctggccacaCATTTCTTCATTGCTTTTGCCATGCGGtgctgttcaaaggccagtgCTCTGTTCTGGATTGATGGACGGTCACAAGCcatttgctcccatgactctgggGAGCAAATCTGGGGCTCCAGGGAGCAAATCCAAGACTCCAgggatgcttactgcacagtatgctgggatgctgtgcttactgcacagtaagcatcactaaaaacccgtGCGCcggcactattgcacagtagtgcaagGTAATCAAGTTGGTTAATCAAGCATTAAACCCGCTGTAACTATGGCACActagtgtatgtgtagatgcacccactgtctctCACTATGCAAGACCTAGGGGTCACAAAAGGGAACTAGAGGGTAGtaattttaaaactaacaaaaggatgTTCTCTTTTCACACAATGTGTCACTGAAGTGTGGAACTTGTTGCCAACAGATGTGGATGCtgagagtttagccagattcaaaaagggattggacacattcCTGGAGGACAGGGGCATCAGTAGTTATTGAGCCTGGGAGTTAGGGGGACAGcatctgaatcagaacttcctagacccgAACTGCTGGAGGTTGCAAGTCGGAGGCGAACCAGGGGAAAAACCCTGGGCATAACCTGTTCACTGTCCCCTTCAGCATCCCCTTTCTGCTGCCGTGTGACAGCAGatactggtctgacccagtaaagtggcagttcttatattcttatgGGGTCTGTAGAGAGTAGGCAAGTCCTTCTGGGTGCCTGTCTTTACCACAGGAGAAAATAGATTGATCAAGCAGCTGAGAGAATAATCTTCACCTACACATTTATGCCAGCAAGCCTGCTCATTACCACTGCCTGggaacaattattattattattagtatcATCATTATCATTGTTGTTGCCATTTTTGCTGCTGTACACACACAGAACAAAcagtctctgctccagagagctttAAATCTAAGGGCGACCTGCTCATGATGCTACAATATCATCACTTAGCCACCAAAGACCTTTAGAAAATTTTGGGTGATTTATGAGATAAAGCTCCCACCTTCCTTCCAACCTCTGGCACCCAAAGCTTACCACCAAGTCAGCATTCCTGCTCCTGTTTCATGGGCCAAATGCATTCTCGTATTTGTGGTTTTCCCCATCAACACTTTCATACGCTCCCCTTCTAGATACATTGGGGCCTGCAAGTTCCTTATACCAGACTGCCACTTCACTGTGGCCAAACAATGAGCTCAGATAAATCACTAGAGGACACACTGGACcatagtgggcacgtctacatgttcattaatgcaccttaattactgcgcagtattacTTACTGCTAATAagaggtactaactgaatgtgcagtaactagaatTACTGTGCGGTAGTGCCAGCGCAcggttttttagtgacacttactgcgcattagcctagtAACACTGCGGTGTAGGCTACTAGCATGGTTAATAATCACTACACTGctgtgcacatctacacgttcattaatgcaccttaattactgtgcagtattactTACTACTTACTACTAATAagaggtactaactgaatgtgcagtagctagaattactgtgcagtagtaccagtgcacagttttttagtgacacttactgtgcattagcctaataacactgcggtgtaggctattagcacagttaaTAACCACTAAactgctgtgcagtgttattaggctaatgcgcagtaagcatctcatgtagacgcacccacagagCAGTTAATTACTGCATGCAAACCCACTTCAGTGAATGAAGAGCCCAAGGCAAAATCCAGCTACTGATTTCTAACCAAAGTTTGGTTTAGGTGTAGTGGGAACACTTTTTAACTCTGGCACAAAAAGCAAACTGAAGTGagtcaaatgaaaaaaaacctaGGTTGGGAACGATATAGCATATAAGTGGCATCATTAAAAATAGAAACGTGTTATAAAAGACTCAGCTTGGAGTAACCAAAGACACATTCTACAGTGAAGCCTGTCCTCCAGGTGTTTTCATGTATTTCATTATTATCAAGATATGCTTGCAATCCAAAAATGCGGACTATCCCCCCACTCCAAACTGGAGACATCAAAGAGGCAGGACTCACTGGAGACTTCTCCCTCAGTCACTCTTAGTCTCCTAGTCCCACTCATTGCTGCCATTGCGTGGGGTCCACAGCATGCTGCACACTTCACACAACACATGCAAATGGCAGGTTAGCAATTAATGTTGCTAAGATCCTCTTTccagagctgcttggggctgatcTTGGTGGGACTTCTCTCAAAGGGAGTCTGGAAAATATAGCCCCCAAAAGGAcgggcaggttggacaagtgaaGGCAGAACATTTTTAAGGAAGGGAAGCAGCATGGAAAGGCATGAGTTATGGATGTGATGCCATACTTTCACAACTCATGGAACCACGTGCCATATTTACCCACCTgccacatgcacctttcccccgaAAAGCTGCCCTCCCGAACTAGGGTGTATAGcttaagcaaggaagctgattaTTATGCCCACACTGGAACAGAAAAAGTGGGACTTCGAAGCAAGCAGAAGTGACAACCACTCCTATCTGCCGTGGTGGTTGCCACTTCTCTGTGGCCCGAAAAGCAGAAGGGCCAGCGTCTAGTGTTATCCTTCTTGCAGCCCAAGCACTTTGAGCTGGATGATGGTGAGTGAGCTGCTGTATGCAGCCTGTGGTATCTTGATGCGGCTTGTGGTGTGGAAGCAAGCCTGTATTACTTACAGAAACTTCTACTAAGAACTACTTCTAGTAAAGGAGTAGGAGTCTTACCATGGGGAAGAGACTTGCTCAAGGCTGCCCAGTAGATCAGTGGCAGAGTTGGGACTAGACCGGAGTCCTCCCGAGTCCCGTTGCAGTGCTCCGGGGAATAAGCGAGTGGTTGGTTGGTCTACTGGGACTGGGGGGGCTTTTTACACAGGGTAGCACAGAGACAAGCCTGTGGCTTGGATATGTAACATATCCATACTGATATAATACCAATATAATTTATATCAGCTTTGTACACCAATATATATTACACTGGGATTCAGGGCAGACAGACAACTAGCTTTTGGGGAGTAACTGCTGCAGGGGATGCTATTAGAGGGTTGCACCACTGGGTGATAAGGGCACAGGTCGCATTATTGACCTGTTGTTATTTGTCCTTGAGCAAATAGCTACTTCTAATTAGAGCTCTCCAGTGTTGCCACTTCTAATTAGCCCCAGGGTTGCTACTTTTAATTAGCCCCAGTGTTGcttcaccatcacatgtattaagccctagcatgtttcaaaatggccatgggggcactttatctaagcACCGTTGAATGATCTTTAGGTAAAGCGTGCCAcggtcattttgaaatgcacgGAGGCTTAATACACATGCCAATAACTGTTTTAAATGGCATGGGtgtccaggaaccactctaattaaaacacgcCCCACTCCATCcgtgagcatgtgtataggcagccggTAAGGTGGGAAAGAAGGGCTTGAAATCTGGGGCTGTGGCCAAAGCAAAGTTGGGCTTGGCTTTGAGAGCATGCCCTTTTAGAGCTGGTCTGCACAGCTGAAAACCACCTGAGATTATTCACCATGGGTAAATAATTCATATGAGCTATCCTGATGCACGGAGTAGAGACCAGGCTCTTGAGCTTTGCTACGAAGTGAACTCGTGGTGGACACTGCAGTGCCCCAACCTGGCACTGATCTCAGCGACTTTACCTAATGGCAGAACTCAAGCGCCTTTCTTATTTTCACGGTGTTTTTACCCTAGGTGAGTTGGCACGTGGTATTTACCCTGAAGCAAAagacaggttgttttttttttaattttattttagcagTAAAAACAAGTCTTGTGATGTAATGCGGAGCCCAAGGgagtgcctgggggtggggaggaggaagagtgtAGCAGAGGAAGAAGGTAAATTTAGCAGAGGTGTCTCATAGGATGGGGGTGGGTTTCAGGAAGGCCAGAGCCTCAGAGTACCCGCTAGGCTACCCCAGCCATGCTCTGGTTAATCTAGTTTGAATTTTTGTTCAAATAAAGCATGCAGGCAAAGAAATCCCAAATGCATCTTCACACAGTCATGTCGTTGAGGCCACAAATCATGATGCCACTGTCCCGGTTCTCACTCCTTCTTACCCACGCAGATCTTCTCCCTGCGCACTGTGGAGTAAATTGGATCCACACAGGAAAGCGATGGAGATGTGGTTTCTCGGCATCTTTGCCTTCCCAACATGGGCTTCCCCTCTCTCACGCTGCATGTcgtggcagctgcctgcagctccctaCAGCAGCGACCTGAGTATTAACATCATGGCAGACAAAAAGGACCACAGTCTATGGGGtaggggctgcagggttggcctgcTGTATTTAAGCAGTAAATCCCCTTTACTGGTGTTGCTGTCAACACCCCAGATTGCTAAAATGCTCCATTCCCAGGAAATAAATTACCCCATGGATGTTGCACAGTCACTCTTGGCTGAGCTGGGATAGTGGGGCAGGACAGGCGACTGTCAGGGTCCATCCACTGCCCTTGTACCATGTTGCTGCATAACGATTTCTGAAatgattattattaattttttttttacctaattgGTAGGCAGCGATGAGAATTAACTTCCGTGACAGTCTTGCTTGAAGAATGCAACCCGGTGGCTCACCCCTTCCCGGACCGAGCCAGGCAGGTGTGGTGGCACGGTCGCACCCTGCTTCGAGCTCACTGCCCGGTCAGCGTGGGCTCCTGCTCACCAGCCGATCAAGCGTGAACTCTGGCAGAGCCACTGCTTTTTCATAGCTCcggagcccaggggctgagcatcgcctcctcctttctcctctcctccacTGAATTCCCcggtgggggaaaaaaggggacgAGCAGCCGCAACGGCACCCACCTCCTGGGCTCTGCGGCCGTGTGAGAGCGGTGGCCAGAGCTCGTACCAGTCGAACCAGCGAGCTCATAGAGCTCACTGCATCTGAAGAGCTCTGGCAGGAGCGGTGCTGACCGGGCAGCGAGCTCAGACCGCCAAAGGGAGTGTGGCTGCACCCCACTcaccctgctcctgcaccccTTCCACTCTTCATCTGGTCCTGGTCTGCCTGCATCACGGTCAGGTATGACAGTGCAAGATCCTACAGTCAGCACAGACCTCCCGTTGGAGACCCTGGGTGGTCTGAGTGTGCAAaaactgcaggatcaggccctttctCAGTAGGGTACCTATTGGGCTGCCATCTCCAGTCTCATTTCATAACCAGCCATGTAAAGTTTATAAATCTCAGGGGCGGAGACACTTCTGCCTCAACTTGCATTACAGGTTCCCAGCCCAGGAGCAAATTGTTTTGGAAATTTAATTAAACTCCAATGGGGCACTTTGATGATCAGCCCACATGTCTAGTGGAATTAATGTGTGCGCAATAACGTGCGTGTGTCACTGCACCATTGGTATTAACAAGCGAGTTCAAGTAATGCGGCTAACATCATCCTCAATCACCTTTTGAACTCAGGCAAACAGCAAGGAGGAGTGACTGGGAAGGTCAAACGGGCACTTTAATGACAGTGGGGTCTCTGCTTTGGGTCAGTCTCACGCACAAGGCCTGAAACAGGATCTGACCCCTGGAGCCCATGAAcccactgggatctgggttaacCTCAGGAGATCTGGTGCAATGGACAGAGCTTGCCTTCTCAAGCAGTCCAACCCACTGTCACCATACGGCTTCCTGGCCTCctgtgctgcagccccatgcataCACCCAGAGGTCTTTGAGCATCCAGAAATAGCTTGCCCCCAGAAGAATCAATGGCTTAGGCAGAGCATCTCTGCTGGGTTAAGAGTAGGGAGCTCCGTTCGGAGAGGTGTCCTTGCAGACACACCTAGGCCTGCACCCTTCCCACCTGCAGATCCCACATCTTCGAGGAGCCCAGAAGAGCTGAGGGATGGGGGACACCATTAATGAGTCTGTTTCCAACAGAGGGGCCCGGCTGAACCCCTGGCAGGTTAAAGGGAACGGCTGGTTGATAGTAAAGTCAGGGCTGAACACAactccagccctcctgctcttCCACTTCCTTTTAGGTTTTAGAGAGCATGGTGAGAGAAGCAATCAGGACCCAGATTGAAGCTGTCCATGAGATCCTGCAGACTGAGATCCAGACCACCTTTGAGATCCTGGATCTGAGACTCCAAAAGAAGACCCTCTCCTTAAAcccacctgccacccaccccccacctccctcctccgaAGACCGAGCAAAGTCGACCAAAGCCCAGGtgcagaaaaagaagaaatgacgAGCCACCGACCTTCTGGATAGACCTCAGCATAACCTCCTGACTGCCGGTGCACAGTGACTGTGGTCTGCGCTTCCCTTTCGTGCGTGAACTCTTTGGGCACGGTTGATGCCGGCGCATTTGTTCATATTGCCCTGGTTGGAACGATTAAATTTGGTAGAAACAAACCAAAGCAACTGATGAGTTATTAACATGGGAGACGGGAGACACTCACTATCAACAGCTTGGTTCTGCTAAAAGATGTAGGGTACGTACAATGCTGGCCCACTGGATTTGGCCTAGCGCTGTATTCAGTATTGTGGAAGGGCAGTGTGCAAGGCAGTATTGTGGAAGGGCAGAGCAGTGTGCAAGAATTTTCTCTCTCCACCCCTGAGACAGCCCTAGGTAGAGattattataaatattataaatagCAGGCCTCTCTCTCACATTggttcccagggctgggggattaGCTGCTCGTTTCTCCATCAGCCCATGCTACCACCGGGAGCCTCAGGAACCTGCTGTCTGGGGGTGAGATCCTGTGGcgaagtacagacattcaaaaagcctaaggctgaattgattcaatcgtcacaggttagtctaagctgcgtagactgaactgataagcgag
This genomic window contains:
- the C1H8orf74 gene encoding uncharacterized protein C8orf74 homolog, with translation MAGLSADGVRAVVQLQREKGRRHLRLLLGWEVFDEARDLRRSIELDVLHNSLVFAAEKGLPWPAVAEVGKLTEELLTDTQGLPISEALQLLHDKLTLCEPKLSPFKACSVCDYFCNTFIRHYHLYQFVLCQERDLRQHLAHLEVCGPPQPLPLMAGTEVEAAKHQQQLAALSAAEAQKRTDMLLLQERLHWEKERMLQRVYDRVNAQAETLDRKVLESMVREAIRTQIEAVHEILQTEIQTTFEILDLRLQKKTLSLNPPATHPPPPSSEDRAKSTKAQVQKKKK